A single region of the Elizabethkingia sp. JS20170427COW genome encodes:
- a CDS encoding heavy-metal-associated domain-containing protein — protein sequence MENKTLKFKTNLNCGNCVSKVQADLDKSEEIIKWEVDTNHPDKILTVESKGASEEDIILILKKKGFKAEAL from the coding sequence ATGGAAAATAAAACATTGAAATTTAAGACTAATCTTAATTGCGGAAATTGTGTCTCTAAAGTACAAGCAGATCTAGACAAATCTGAAGAAATTATAAAATGGGAAGTAGATACTAATCACCCTGATAAAATCCTTACAGTGGAATCTAAAGGAGCTAGTGAAGAGGATATTATTTTAATTCTTAAAAAAAAAGGATTTAAGGCTGAGGCTTTATAA
- a CDS encoding OmpA family protein produces MKKTALIFGLSALMVSCNQSVKQQEGTEDSTEVTVEANEAKTEVANSSAEFNIENIPFSTANIGDFPFINLPEGLEAHKRAIESKFDVCFFPINGVMTPFEGKLYKANVGAVRGEEYSQRYFEKSMEDYLLSVGAVKIFEGEITREEYDRYHKQDPNKGNDGDIGYWNENIKFYVIRSKDKGNIYIQYTSNNAGGKLNVLQEEAFKQTITKVTANEIAKDLTEKGKSILYINFDVDKSNITTAGKEVVTQIAKALQKDKNLKISIEGHTDNTGNPEHNKKLSDARAKSVMNALVTDGIDKNRLSAIGLGSEKPLVANDSDNNKAKNRRVELIKIH; encoded by the coding sequence ATGAAAAAAACAGCCCTTATTTTTGGATTATCTGCTTTGATGGTATCTTGTAATCAATCTGTAAAACAGCAGGAAGGTACAGAAGATTCCACAGAAGTTACCGTTGAAGCAAATGAAGCTAAAACAGAAGTAGCAAATTCTTCGGCTGAATTCAATATAGAAAATATTCCATTTTCTACTGCCAATATTGGCGATTTTCCCTTCATCAATCTTCCGGAAGGATTAGAAGCCCACAAAAGAGCTATAGAAAGTAAATTTGATGTTTGCTTCTTCCCGATCAATGGTGTCATGACCCCTTTTGAAGGTAAATTGTATAAAGCCAATGTTGGTGCAGTTCGTGGTGAAGAATATTCGCAACGCTACTTTGAGAAAAGTATGGAAGATTATTTGCTATCTGTTGGAGCGGTTAAAATTTTTGAGGGTGAAATCACCAGAGAAGAATACGACCGTTATCACAAACAAGACCCAAATAAAGGAAATGATGGAGACATAGGTTATTGGAACGAAAATATCAAATTTTATGTAATTCGAAGTAAAGATAAAGGGAATATTTATATCCAATACACCTCAAATAATGCAGGAGGAAAGCTAAATGTTTTGCAGGAAGAAGCGTTTAAGCAAACCATTACCAAAGTAACAGCTAATGAGATTGCAAAGGATTTGACAGAAAAAGGAAAATCCATTTTATACATCAATTTTGATGTGGACAAATCTAATATTACAACCGCAGGAAAAGAAGTGGTTACCCAAATTGCGAAAGCTCTTCAGAAAGATAAAAATTTAAAAATTTCAATTGAAGGGCATACCGACAATACAGGAAATCCAGAGCATAACAAAAAATTATCCGATGCTAGAGCAAAATCAGTAATGAATGCTTTGGTTACAGATGGCATTGATAAAAACCGATTATCGGCTATAGGTTTGGGTTCTGAAAAACCTTTAGTTGCCAATGATTCGGACAACAACAAAGCTAAAAACCGCAGAGTGGAATTAATTAAAATCCATTAA
- a CDS encoding response regulator transcription factor yields the protein MCKKGKLNLIIVDDHPMILEGLKSLLNIQQYQVFLFTKGKAALDFIQENKIDIVLLDIVLNDGNGLDFCRTIKQSSPDTIVIAVSNQAERSIIFQFLENGGNGYILKNADANEIVCCIENAVNGEVALSKEVKEIMLKPNVNNYVLPRLTKREQQILRYISEGSTSVEIAEGLFISVITVETHRRNLLQKFKAKNMIELVKIATENKLI from the coding sequence ATGTGTAAAAAAGGTAAATTAAACTTAATTATAGTAGATGATCATCCTATGATTTTGGAAGGCTTGAAATCTCTATTAAATATACAACAATATCAAGTATTTTTATTTACAAAGGGAAAGGCAGCATTAGATTTTATCCAAGAAAATAAAATCGATATTGTATTATTAGACATTGTGCTAAATGATGGTAATGGATTGGATTTTTGCCGAACCATCAAGCAGAGTTCGCCTGATACAATCGTTATAGCAGTTAGTAATCAAGCAGAAAGAAGTATTATATTTCAATTCTTAGAAAATGGAGGAAATGGCTATATTTTAAAAAATGCCGATGCTAATGAGATTGTTTGCTGTATAGAAAATGCTGTTAACGGGGAAGTAGCTTTAAGTAAAGAAGTGAAGGAAATAATGTTAAAGCCAAATGTCAATAATTATGTATTGCCAAGATTAACAAAGAGGGAGCAACAGATCCTTAGATATATTTCGGAAGGGAGTACATCGGTAGAGATTGCAGAGGGTTTATTTATATCAGTGATTACTGTAGAAACTCATCGCAGAAATTTATTGCAGAAATTCAAAGCTAAAAATATGATTGAATTGGTGAAAATTGCTACAGAAAATAAATTAATATAA
- a CDS encoding heavy metal translocating P-type ATPase, translated as MATNQELIYIPLEGVESEHCARIIEREIAQAKGIQSYQVELNNRRAVVAVKDNEQIKDIVHSIRNLGYGVASVKKSFPVLGMTCASCASSAETIVSYVPGVVEASVNFAIGNLTVEYFPNMLEVQDLQKAVQEGGYDLLIEEENQQQETLEALHEQHFKKLKTKTILAVVLSIPVVIIGMFFMHMPYANAIMWLFSTPIVLWLGKDFYINAWKQAKHRSANMDTLVALSTGIAYLFSVFNMLFSGFLHRRGLEAHVYFEAAAVIIAFILLGKLLEEKAKGNTSTAIKKLIGLQPKTVLVVMADGSEMQISVTEVKVGDVIVVKPGEKIAVDGMVISGSSYVDESMLSGEPIAILKEEGEKVFAGTINQKGSFRFKASKVGKETLLAQIIKMVQEAQGSKAPVQKLVDKIAGIFVPTVIGLSVVTFILWYAFGGEHAVVQGLLAAVTVLVIACPCALGLATPTAIMVGVGKGAEQGILIKDAESLELAKKVNAIILDKTGTITEGRPQLTDARWLNEELRLKEILYSLEKQSEHPLAEAVVNSLDGSKGVEIHHFESLTGKGAKGIYQDEVYYVGNEKLIKEQGIIIPDELKQQSINWSAESKTVIWFANSREALSVLAISDQVKKTSKEAIQRLQNMGIELYMLTGDNRATADAIAKEVGIQHYKAEVLPQDKATFVKELQANGKVVAMVGDGINDSTALATADVSIAMGKGSDIAMDVAKMTIISSDLNKIPQAIQLSQQTVTTIKQNLFWAFIYNLIGIPIAAGILYPINGFLLNPMIAGAAMAMSSVSVVSNSLRLKWKK; from the coding sequence ATGGCTACCAATCAAGAATTAATATACATCCCTCTGGAAGGGGTAGAAAGTGAGCATTGTGCTAGGATTATTGAGAGAGAAATAGCGCAAGCAAAGGGAATACAAAGTTACCAAGTAGAGCTTAATAACCGAAGAGCTGTAGTTGCAGTAAAAGATAACGAGCAGATAAAAGATATCGTACATTCTATTAGGAATTTAGGCTATGGAGTTGCTAGTGTTAAGAAGAGTTTTCCCGTATTGGGGATGACATGCGCTTCTTGTGCTAGTAGTGCGGAAACCATAGTGAGCTATGTCCCTGGGGTGGTAGAAGCTTCTGTTAATTTTGCGATAGGTAATCTTACGGTAGAGTATTTCCCTAATATGTTGGAAGTGCAAGATCTTCAAAAAGCTGTTCAGGAAGGAGGGTATGACTTGCTGATAGAGGAAGAAAATCAACAGCAAGAAACATTAGAAGCATTGCATGAGCAACATTTTAAAAAGCTGAAAACAAAAACTATTTTAGCGGTTGTTTTGTCGATACCAGTAGTTATTATTGGGATGTTTTTTATGCATATGCCATATGCCAATGCTATTATGTGGTTGTTTTCTACACCAATAGTTTTGTGGTTGGGGAAAGATTTTTATATCAATGCCTGGAAACAAGCAAAACATCGCTCTGCCAATATGGATACTCTTGTAGCACTTAGTACAGGGATTGCTTACTTGTTTAGTGTTTTTAATATGCTATTTTCAGGGTTTTTACATCGTAGAGGGCTAGAGGCTCATGTGTATTTTGAGGCAGCAGCGGTAATTATAGCCTTCATCTTATTAGGAAAATTACTGGAAGAAAAAGCCAAAGGAAATACCTCTACCGCAATTAAAAAGTTGATAGGCTTACAACCTAAAACAGTGCTAGTGGTAATGGCCGATGGTAGTGAGATGCAAATTTCCGTAACTGAAGTAAAGGTTGGAGATGTTATCGTGGTAAAACCTGGTGAAAAAATTGCAGTGGATGGCATGGTGATTTCAGGAAGCTCTTATGTGGATGAGAGCATGTTGAGTGGGGAACCTATTGCAATATTGAAGGAAGAAGGAGAAAAAGTCTTTGCTGGAACAATTAACCAAAAAGGGAGCTTTAGATTCAAAGCCTCAAAAGTTGGAAAGGAAACCCTATTAGCCCAAATCATTAAAATGGTACAAGAGGCTCAAGGTAGTAAGGCTCCTGTTCAGAAATTGGTAGATAAAATTGCAGGAATTTTTGTTCCTACAGTAATAGGATTGTCTGTGGTAACTTTTATCCTTTGGTATGCCTTTGGAGGAGAGCATGCTGTGGTGCAAGGGTTGTTGGCGGCAGTTACAGTATTGGTAATTGCTTGCCCATGTGCCTTAGGTTTGGCTACTCCAACAGCTATAATGGTAGGCGTTGGCAAAGGAGCAGAACAAGGGATTTTAATTAAAGATGCTGAAAGTTTAGAATTGGCCAAAAAGGTAAATGCAATTATACTGGATAAAACAGGGACGATTACCGAGGGGCGACCACAATTGACGGATGCCAGATGGCTTAATGAAGAATTAAGGTTGAAAGAAATTTTATACTCTTTGGAGAAACAATCGGAGCATCCACTAGCTGAAGCTGTCGTAAATTCCCTTGACGGTAGCAAAGGAGTGGAGATTCACCATTTTGAAAGCCTTACAGGAAAAGGAGCTAAAGGTATTTACCAAGATGAAGTTTATTATGTAGGTAACGAAAAACTTATCAAAGAACAAGGTATTATCATTCCTGATGAATTGAAACAGCAATCTATAAACTGGAGTGCGGAATCTAAAACCGTGATTTGGTTTGCAAATAGTAGAGAAGCTCTTTCTGTTTTGGCGATATCTGATCAGGTGAAAAAGACTTCAAAAGAGGCAATTCAGCGTTTACAAAATATGGGAATAGAGCTGTATATGCTAACAGGTGATAACCGAGCAACTGCCGACGCAATAGCTAAGGAAGTCGGGATTCAGCATTATAAAGCAGAAGTACTTCCACAAGATAAAGCTACTTTTGTAAAGGAATTACAGGCAAACGGAAAAGTAGTTGCCATGGTAGGAGATGGCATTAACGATAGCACCGCACTTGCAACTGCCGATGTAAGTATAGCGATGGGAAAAGGTTCGGATATAGCAATGGATGTGGCGAAGATGACGATTATTTCTTCGGACCTTAATAAAATTCCTCAGGCGATACAACTTTCCCAACAGACGGTAACCACAATAAAGCAGAACTTATTTTGGGCATTTATCTATAATCTTATAGGAATTCCTATTGCTGCGGGCATTTTGTATCCTATTAATGGATTTTTACTAAACCCAATGATAGCAGGAGCTGCAATGGCAATGAGCAGTGTAAGTGTAGTCAGCAATAGCTTGAGGTTGAAATGGAAAAAATAG
- a CDS encoding sensor histidine kinase, whose protein sequence is MNEAEYLHKINHNIRFTSNDSLRLHNYLLLSEYWAPTDSLKSKQALNKVLESPRSKVFKNGVIDYYQGIFYSNQGSKKTALKHYENAINSFEKDPENIDFLIKSLYNSALLQIEDKGYDFMVKILTERCIPLSKKSKKRELLAYSYTQLGLAFMSVGQFDTAQNYHKMAEEVLKSIPNEGAIHLLTYLNMVSNYCYQPNSKMAKIYLDKAAHLIHRYPKSQYYPNYHYQESMYHTTKQDYYKALMSLEKGVKIAKEKNQAKLLHMLYFRKYNVYLMQEDYEKAKSQLEYILQENILNKEAFNRRITFTQLAAVNNVLGNHKEAYEWMKKSGSLGDSLQKAKLLEKMNELDVLHQTNEKQQKIDVLELEKKEHQLINESKNIRIKFLVLALLLSFIIVVLIYRTYVKQKQLNNQISLNHKQELAFIESRQKYEASKAILKGEEQERQRIAQDLHDSMGGMLANIRMSISQENLQNSQDLLQKIDKSIAEMRRISRNLMPETLKNLGLEVALKELCESMSQKGFHIQFEAFNLSKDIAFKIQFSLYRIVQESISNIIKYAQASNIIVQISQYENIIHLTVEDDGIGFDTTKVDYGLGIKNIKNRIALINGTVDIASEEGKGTTINVECHV, encoded by the coding sequence TTGAATGAGGCTGAATATCTACATAAGATTAACCATAATATAAGATTTACATCAAATGATAGCCTACGCCTACACAACTATTTATTATTATCCGAATATTGGGCACCAACAGATAGTTTGAAAAGTAAACAAGCACTTAATAAAGTACTAGAATCACCTAGAAGTAAGGTGTTTAAAAATGGAGTTATAGATTATTATCAAGGTATTTTTTATTCGAATCAAGGCAGTAAAAAAACTGCACTAAAACATTACGAAAATGCAATAAATTCTTTTGAAAAAGATCCTGAAAACATTGACTTCCTAATAAAATCATTATACAATTCTGCACTTTTACAGATAGAAGACAAGGGTTACGATTTTATGGTTAAGATACTTACTGAACGATGTATTCCGTTAAGCAAAAAAAGTAAAAAAAGAGAACTATTAGCTTATAGCTATACACAGTTAGGCTTAGCTTTTATGTCGGTAGGACAATTTGATACCGCTCAAAACTACCATAAAATGGCTGAAGAAGTACTTAAGAGTATTCCTAATGAAGGCGCAATACATTTGCTCACCTATCTAAATATGGTAAGCAATTATTGTTATCAGCCTAATAGTAAGATGGCTAAAATATACCTCGATAAGGCAGCTCATCTTATACATAGATATCCTAAATCTCAATATTACCCTAATTATCATTATCAAGAGTCAATGTACCACACAACTAAACAAGATTATTATAAGGCATTAATGAGTTTAGAGAAAGGAGTAAAGATCGCCAAAGAGAAGAATCAAGCAAAACTATTACATATGCTCTATTTTCGTAAATATAATGTTTACCTAATGCAAGAGGATTATGAAAAAGCTAAAAGCCAACTGGAATATATTTTACAAGAAAACATCTTAAATAAAGAGGCTTTCAATCGTCGTATTACTTTTACACAATTAGCAGCAGTAAATAATGTTCTTGGAAATCACAAAGAAGCTTATGAATGGATGAAAAAATCAGGGTCTTTGGGAGATAGTTTACAAAAAGCTAAACTTCTGGAGAAAATGAATGAACTAGATGTATTGCATCAAACCAATGAGAAACAACAAAAGATAGATGTACTAGAGCTTGAGAAAAAAGAACATCAATTAATCAATGAAAGTAAAAATATACGTATTAAATTTCTTGTATTAGCCTTATTATTAAGTTTTATTATTGTAGTGTTAATTTATCGTACTTATGTGAAACAGAAACAATTAAACAATCAAATAAGCCTTAATCATAAGCAAGAATTAGCTTTTATAGAAAGTAGGCAAAAATATGAAGCTTCTAAAGCTATTTTAAAGGGAGAAGAACAAGAGCGACAACGTATAGCTCAAGATTTACATGATAGTATGGGAGGAATGCTTGCAAATATACGAATGTCGATTTCTCAGGAAAACCTTCAAAATTCACAAGATTTATTACAAAAAATAGATAAGTCAATTGCTGAAATGCGCCGTATTTCTAGGAATCTAATGCCTGAAACATTAAAAAACCTAGGGCTGGAAGTAGCATTAAAAGAACTTTGCGAATCCATGTCACAGAAAGGATTTCATATTCAGTTTGAAGCTTTTAATTTGTCAAAGGATATAGCTTTTAAAATACAGTTTTCATTATACCGAATTGTTCAAGAGAGTATTAGTAATATCATAAAATATGCACAAGCGAGTAATATTATCGTTCAGATTAGTCAGTACGAAAATATCATACATCTAACAGTTGAAGATGACGGAATTGGTTTTGATACCACTAAAGTAGATTATGGTTTAGGTATTAAAAACATAAAGAACAGAATAGCTTTGATTAACGGGACTGTTGATATAGCATCAGAAGAAGGAAAAGGAACCACTATAAATGTAGAATGTCATGTGTAA
- a CDS encoding T9SS type A sorting domain-containing protein has protein sequence MLPLSGNTGEGATLETKSQGRFLVVESEKWPNAVAYETYDSNDQLYSVSVLGTGDTSTQKNYVDFPTDAKSVYAVGYDGKKILVYPANTLGTQENLTDSGFNIYPNPITNGKDITLSLKNAKGKYHFEVYDISGRQLLSAFDTIENINHILNQKARNWASGMYIISLHNDSEKYQKKLIKQ, from the coding sequence TTGCTTCCATTATCTGGAAATACAGGAGAAGGAGCTACTCTTGAAACCAAATCTCAAGGTAGATTTCTTGTTGTAGAATCTGAAAAATGGCCTAATGCCGTTGCTTACGAAACTTACGATTCCAATGATCAGTTGTATTCGGTTTCCGTGTTAGGAACAGGAGACACCAGCACTCAAAAAAACTATGTAGATTTCCCTACAGATGCTAAATCAGTCTATGCTGTGGGCTATGATGGGAAAAAGATTTTGGTTTATCCTGCTAATACTTTGGGCACTCAAGAAAACTTAACCGATTCAGGGTTTAATATTTATCCCAATCCTATCACCAACGGAAAAGATATTACACTAAGTTTAAAAAATGCAAAAGGTAAATACCATTTTGAAGTGTATGATATTTCTGGTAGACAGCTTCTCTCTGCTTTTGACACTATAGAAAATATCAACCATATTCTTAACCAAAAAGCAAGAAATTGGGCTTCGGGCATGTATATCATTTCCCTACATAACGATAGCGAAAAATATCAAAAGAAACTTATTAAGCAATAG
- a CDS encoding AraC family transcriptional regulator encodes MISTLLIKNMVCNRCIMVVKSEIEKLGLEVVDIKLGEVKLLNEPSKEQLQHLEKSLVSMGFEMIDDKKTKLIEDIKTSIIQLVHYEAKEINLKLSDFLSQELNYDYHYLSNLFSEVEGITIEKYLIAQKIERVKELLVYDELSLSEIAYRLHYSSVAYLSNQFKKVTGLSPSHFKKIGKDKRKPLDEV; translated from the coding sequence TCAACATTATTGATTAAAAATATGGTTTGTAACCGCTGTATTATGGTGGTGAAATCCGAAATTGAAAAATTGGGGTTAGAGGTAGTAGATATTAAGTTGGGAGAGGTGAAATTATTAAATGAACCTAGTAAAGAGCAATTGCAACATTTGGAGAAATCTTTAGTTTCAATGGGGTTTGAGATGATAGATGATAAGAAGACAAAGCTTATTGAAGATATCAAAACTTCTATTATCCAATTGGTACATTATGAAGCAAAAGAAATCAATTTAAAGCTTTCAGATTTTCTGAGTCAAGAGTTGAATTATGATTATCATTATCTCTCCAATCTCTTTTCTGAAGTAGAAGGCATCACCATCGAAAAATATTTAATCGCTCAGAAGATAGAAAGAGTGAAAGAACTATTGGTCTATGATGAATTGTCTCTTAGTGAAATAGCTTATCGTCTTCATTATTCTAGTGTTGCCTATCTTAGTAATCAGTTTAAAAAAGTAACAGGGCTGTCTCCAAGTCATTTTAAGAAAATAGGAAAAGACAAAAGAAAACCTTTGGATGAGGTATAG
- a CDS encoding M60 family metallopeptidase translates to MKKINFLLVLGTCVFYNAQDYKMPVKSISSTQTAQSGEGPEKAIDGNYDTIYHTHWYQKGIPDQLDFTFSKRVKSIKLFDYYPRKTGPNGIWINIDIYYSTRSNPNNFTKVNSTSLTWTGDNNKKTFTFPTEIQEPAVIRIAVNAGNGDFSSCAEMEFFSSQELATITSECSFPTDEFSIYKDTKVTPNINGSSATSFQGGENIERSFDGDYTTLYHSTWYPNSNTFPITLNYNFDGNTPLDYILYYPRQDGNVNGNFGNVVISYNTLDHPEFIQIHTQDFQQKNDMQKIIFPQQIKPLNIQIKILDGKNDFASASEIEFYTKNPNAFSPEKYSHIFKDNIFSELQPGVTQIDIDAISSPFFKTVAQCMLNNTYLKKDRVKTYGVYPTVSTIASQYKLSGYDAYENATGIAFEANDYAIIFAKDIPAEASVYLKVRDWANEDNPAEKSYKLENGYNAILLSNGGLAYISYYSDSPFPNTSINIMSGIVNGVYNTQETTDTDWQNMLTNEVYPKIDIVGHYTHLVIDKAPVETFHSTSAQPLIDIYDQITKSERTLMGFYKYNKDTKNRQLVYTESKSGYYAGGMGAHLDLTWGHAASASATGLDLWGVPHELGHVNQIRPNLRWIGTTEVTNNVYSVWVYYNLYNNKNSGIRHTRLEFESSSNANFPSISGGRYGEVIKAGMILNKNYNDVPADGAFRKLIPFWQLQLYYQLAGASKGAPTLFLTKISDEKTNKFPASTVASDGVDYANWYAYVAEKARQRPSNTSNGQITMDFAVDVCDAVQEDLTDFFTKIGFFTPVSLTIEDYSTSNLVVTQ, encoded by the coding sequence ATGAAAAAGATTAATTTTTTATTAGTCTTGGGTACTTGTGTTTTCTACAATGCTCAAGACTATAAAATGCCTGTAAAAAGTATTAGCTCTACCCAAACTGCGCAAAGTGGAGAAGGACCAGAAAAAGCTATTGATGGCAATTACGATACCATATACCATACCCATTGGTATCAAAAAGGAATTCCAGATCAACTAGATTTCACTTTTTCCAAAAGAGTAAAAAGCATTAAATTATTCGATTACTACCCTCGCAAAACGGGACCTAATGGAATCTGGATCAATATTGACATTTATTACTCCACTCGCTCTAATCCCAATAATTTCACTAAAGTTAATTCCACCAGCCTAACATGGACAGGAGATAATAATAAAAAAACTTTTACCTTCCCTACCGAAATACAAGAACCTGCTGTTATTAGAATTGCCGTAAATGCTGGGAATGGAGATTTCTCTAGCTGCGCCGAAATGGAATTTTTCTCCTCTCAAGAGCTAGCCACTATTACGTCTGAGTGTTCTTTCCCTACAGATGAATTTTCCATTTATAAAGACACAAAAGTAACTCCTAATATCAATGGAAGCTCTGCTACAAGCTTTCAAGGTGGAGAAAATATCGAGCGCTCATTCGATGGTGATTATACTACTCTCTACCATTCTACTTGGTATCCTAATAGCAACACTTTTCCAATTACGCTTAATTATAATTTTGATGGAAACACTCCTCTAGATTATATCCTTTACTACCCTAGGCAAGATGGAAATGTAAATGGAAACTTTGGAAATGTAGTCATCAGTTATAATACTCTCGATCATCCTGAATTTATACAAATTCATACTCAAGATTTCCAGCAGAAAAACGACATGCAAAAAATTATTTTTCCTCAACAAATTAAACCTCTCAACATCCAAATTAAGATTTTAGATGGTAAAAATGATTTCGCGAGTGCTTCAGAAATAGAATTTTACACTAAAAACCCTAATGCTTTTAGCCCTGAAAAATATTCTCACATCTTTAAAGATAACATTTTCAGCGAGCTACAACCAGGTGTTACCCAAATCGATATCGATGCTATCAGCTCTCCATTTTTTAAAACTGTAGCTCAATGTATGCTTAATAATACTTACCTAAAAAAAGATAGAGTAAAAACTTATGGAGTATATCCTACCGTATCCACTATCGCAAGCCAATACAAACTAAGTGGTTATGATGCTTATGAAAATGCTACAGGTATTGCTTTTGAAGCTAATGATTATGCTATAATTTTTGCTAAAGATATCCCTGCTGAAGCTAGTGTTTACTTAAAGGTTAGAGATTGGGCTAATGAAGACAACCCAGCTGAAAAATCCTACAAACTGGAAAACGGATACAATGCGATACTACTAAGCAATGGAGGTTTAGCATATATCTCATACTACTCGGACTCACCTTTTCCAAATACGAGCATCAATATTATGTCTGGAATTGTAAATGGTGTTTACAATACTCAAGAAACAACGGATACTGACTGGCAAAATATGCTAACTAACGAAGTATATCCTAAAATTGATATCGTAGGACATTATACTCACTTAGTTATCGACAAAGCTCCTGTAGAAACTTTCCATAGCACCTCTGCTCAGCCACTTATTGATATTTATGACCAAATCACCAAATCTGAAAGAACCTTAATGGGCTTCTATAAATACAATAAAGACACTAAAAACAGACAGCTGGTATATACCGAAAGTAAAAGTGGATACTACGCAGGAGGAATGGGAGCTCACCTAGATTTAACATGGGGACACGCTGCTTCTGCTTCTGCTACGGGATTAGATTTATGGGGTGTTCCTCATGAGTTAGGTCATGTGAACCAAATCCGTCCTAATCTTCGTTGGATAGGTACTACAGAAGTAACCAACAATGTCTATTCCGTATGGGTATATTACAATCTTTACAACAATAAAAATTCTGGGATTAGACATACTCGTTTAGAATTTGAATCAAGTAGCAATGCCAACTTCCCTTCTATATCAGGAGGCCGATATGGAGAGGTGATAAAAGCAGGAATGATTCTTAATAAAAACTACAACGATGTCCCAGCAGATGGAGCTTTCAGAAAGTTAATTCCTTTCTGGCAATTACAACTATACTACCAACTAGCAGGAGCATCTAAAGGAGCTCCTACCCTATTCTTGACAAAGATAAGCGACGAAAAGACCAATAAATTCCCAGCAAGCACTGTTGCCAGCGATGGAGTGGATTACGCCAATTGGTATGCTTATGTTGCTGAAAAAGCAAGACAAAGACCTAGCAATACTTCTAATGGACAAATTACAATGGATTTTGCAGTAGATGTTTGTGACGCCGTACAGGAAGACCTTACCGACTTCTTCACTAAGATAGGTTTCTTTACTCCGGTAAGCTTAACAATAGAGGATTATAGTACTAGCAACCTTGTTGTTACCCAATAG
- a CDS encoding DUF3822 family protein, translating to MQKLSLLFTKDTLQWASGKGSGYQEKFFYKNEEKPENYISQALQDTLQFIKTPKLEIISALNHFALTPYGFDQHEMGFQLISYNAPVDENNEELMLAINKKHHVQFYYTMPKEIYKIIKSSGIPSSFNFSGEKFLSSLSFRSQGEQFHINLYENQAEFFAIKDGKILLYNNLDSDSEVDFLYFIMFSVSKLGFNLAQLQFLIYGEVDYNDTFMGELQKFSRNVKVIQKNIKNKNNFILQ from the coding sequence ATGCAGAAACTATCTCTACTTTTTACTAAAGATACGCTCCAGTGGGCTTCAGGTAAAGGTTCTGGATATCAAGAAAAATTTTTTTATAAAAATGAAGAAAAACCAGAAAATTACATCTCTCAAGCTCTTCAAGATACCTTACAGTTTATTAAAACTCCTAAATTAGAAATCATCTCTGCTCTTAATCATTTTGCTTTAACACCTTATGGTTTTGATCAGCATGAAATGGGGTTTCAACTTATTTCATACAACGCTCCGGTGGATGAAAATAACGAGGAATTGATGTTGGCGATTAATAAAAAACATCATGTTCAGTTTTACTACACCATGCCGAAAGAGATTTATAAGATTATAAAGTCTAGTGGGATTCCTAGTTCATTTAATTTTTCTGGAGAAAAGTTTTTAAGTTCTTTAAGCTTCAGAAGCCAGGGAGAGCAGTTTCACATCAACTTATATGAAAACCAAGCGGAGTTTTTTGCAATTAAGGATGGTAAAATATTGTTGTATAATAATTTAGATTCTGATTCTGAAGTGGATTTTTTATACTTTATCATGTTTTCAGTTTCTAAATTAGGTTTTAATCTAGCCCAACTCCAATTTTTGATTTATGGAGAAGTAGATTACAATGATACCTTTATGGGAGAATTACAGAAGTTCTCGAGAAACGTAAAGGTTATCCAAAAGAATATTAAAAACAAGAATAACTTTATTCTTCAATAG